The following are encoded together in the Paraburkholderia sp. BL10I2N1 genome:
- a CDS encoding DHA2 family efflux MFS transporter permease subunit: MSSKTGSESAAVPLNRSMITISIMLATLMQTLDSTIANVALPHMQGALSASQDEITWVLTSYIVAAAIATPLTGWLSDRLSVKRLLALAIAGFTLASALCGLSETLTQIVASRLLQGIFGASLVPLSQSILLDINPREKQGQAMAVWGMGVMVGPILGPTLGGWLTDSYNWRWVFFINVPIGAFALFGVLTFLPARPAKHDAKFDLFGFLTLSLAIGAFQAMLDRGEQLDWFSSLEIRIEALVAALSFAFFLAHTATAGARSFFRYELLKDRNFATGTCFIFVIGAVMYATRALLPPMLQTLMNYPVATTGLVTAPSGAGTMIAMLFAGRLLKYVDARALLLSGFLISAFALWQMMQYTIVLSASDIIWPGVIQGFGLGLVFVPLSTLTFSTLVPQLRADGTATYSLARNIGSSIGISIVQTLITRNTQIAHADLAANVTPFNPAIQPMLASGSNYDLAVLNQSITQQASMIAYLNDFKLMFVATLLVVPLILLIRPAKAHPTSIAHAAMD, encoded by the coding sequence ATGTCATCTAAAACAGGTTCGGAAAGCGCTGCCGTTCCGCTCAACCGGTCCATGATCACCATCTCGATCATGCTGGCGACGCTGATGCAGACGCTTGACAGCACGATCGCCAACGTTGCGCTCCCGCACATGCAGGGCGCGTTGTCCGCGTCGCAGGACGAGATCACCTGGGTGCTGACGTCGTACATCGTAGCCGCGGCTATTGCGACGCCGCTTACGGGCTGGCTGTCCGACCGGCTGAGCGTCAAGCGTCTGCTGGCACTGGCGATTGCCGGATTCACGCTTGCTTCGGCGCTATGCGGGCTGTCGGAAACACTGACCCAGATCGTCGCCTCGCGGCTGTTGCAAGGCATTTTTGGGGCGTCGCTGGTGCCTTTGTCGCAATCGATCCTGCTTGACATCAATCCGCGCGAGAAGCAGGGGCAGGCGATGGCCGTGTGGGGCATGGGCGTGATGGTCGGGCCGATTCTCGGGCCGACGCTTGGCGGCTGGCTGACCGACAGCTACAACTGGCGCTGGGTTTTCTTCATCAATGTGCCGATCGGCGCCTTTGCGCTATTTGGCGTGCTGACCTTCCTGCCCGCGAGACCGGCGAAACATGACGCGAAGTTCGACCTGTTCGGTTTTCTGACACTGAGTCTCGCCATCGGCGCGTTTCAGGCGATGCTCGATCGCGGCGAACAGCTCGACTGGTTCAGCTCACTCGAAATCCGCATCGAGGCGCTGGTGGCGGCGCTGAGTTTTGCGTTCTTTCTGGCCCATACGGCGACGGCTGGCGCCCGATCCTTCTTCCGCTATGAGTTGCTGAAGGACCGCAATTTCGCGACCGGAACCTGCTTCATCTTCGTGATCGGGGCGGTGATGTATGCCACGCGCGCGCTGTTGCCGCCGATGCTGCAGACCCTGATGAACTATCCCGTCGCGACAACCGGGCTTGTGACTGCGCCGAGCGGCGCCGGCACGATGATCGCGATGCTGTTCGCCGGCCGCCTGCTGAAATATGTGGACGCGCGCGCGCTGCTGCTGTCCGGTTTTCTGATTTCCGCCTTCGCGCTCTGGCAGATGATGCAGTACACGATCGTGCTGTCGGCGTCCGATATCATCTGGCCAGGCGTGATTCAAGGCTTCGGGCTGGGTCTCGTGTTCGTGCCGTTGAGTACGCTGACGTTTTCAACACTGGTTCCGCAACTGCGCGCGGATGGCACGGCAACGTACAGCCTTGCGCGGAATATCGGCAGCAGTATCGGCATTTCGATCGTGCAGACGCTGATCACGCGCAATACGCAGATCGCTCACGCGGATCTCGCAGCGAACGTCACGCCGTTCAATCCCGCCATTCAACCGATGCTTGCCAGCGGCTCGAACTACGATCTCGCGGTGTTGAACCAGTCGATCACACAGCAGGCATCGATGATCGCCTATCTGAACGACTTCAAGCTGATGTTCGTGGCGACGCTGCTGGTCGTTCCGCTGATTCTGCTGATCCGGCCAGCGAAAGCCCACCCGACGTCGATCGCTCACGCGGCGATGGATTGA
- a CDS encoding MarR family transcriptional regulator produces MKTHLEQRFGFLVSDVGRLCGKRFDDLAKSSLDLTRAQCRALAYLSHFGDVNQARLADLLEVAPISAGRLLDRMEEGGWIERSMNPQDRRERHIRMTEKAEQTLGRARRVGDEVAAEALEGFSDEETQQLIALLQRVRSNLSSIVES; encoded by the coding sequence ATGAAAACCCATCTTGAACAGCGCTTCGGCTTTCTGGTGTCGGACGTGGGCCGCTTGTGCGGCAAGCGCTTCGACGATCTGGCGAAGTCGTCACTTGATCTCACGCGCGCCCAGTGCCGTGCACTCGCGTATCTGTCGCACTTCGGCGACGTCAATCAGGCGCGTCTCGCCGATCTGCTCGAAGTCGCGCCGATTTCGGCCGGCCGCCTGCTCGACCGCATGGAAGAAGGTGGATGGATCGAGCGCTCGATGAACCCGCAGGATCGCCGCGAAAGGCACATCCGGATGACCGAAAAAGCGGAGCAGACACTCGGCCGGGCCCGGCGCGTAGGCGACGAGGTCGCCGCCGAAGCGCTCGAGGGTTTCAGCGACGAGGAAACGCAGCAGTTGATCGCGTTGCTGCAAAGGGTGCGCAGTAATCTCAGTTCGATCGTCGAGAGCTGA